The following are from one region of the Coffea eugenioides isolate CCC68of chromosome 2, Ceug_1.0, whole genome shotgun sequence genome:
- the LOC113759311 gene encoding protein SENSITIVITY TO RED LIGHT REDUCED 1-like, giving the protein MSTEGVDFAGDEIRSFEPKEIDDEVDKATRSLYDHLSVEDEAQRLLKEIRIAMEQVKESKFYANLTEQIKGDAFQSQLKRVLGPNHSQLEMVIYGLGGLEFNFSPHHQLAIALLLKQDFCWWIERIQVYDPVFSPADVLVLKELGCEVLSLNERFST; this is encoded by the exons ATGTCAACTGAAGGGGTTGATTTTGCTGGAGATGAAATCAGATCCTTCGAACCGAAGGAAATTGATGATGAAGTTGACAAGGCAACTAGGTCATTGTACGACCACCTTTCGGTCGAGGATGAAGCCCAGAGGTTGTTGAAGGAGATCAGAATTGCTATGGAACAAGTCAAAGAATCAAAATTTTACGCCAATTTAACCGAGCAGATTAAAGGAGATGCATTCCAGAGCCAACTCAAGCGGGTCTTGGGGCCTAATCATTCTCAGTTGGAGATGGTTATCTATGGTTTAGGTGGCTTGGAGTTTAATTTCTCTCCTCACCATCAACTAGCCATTGCCTTGCTACTGAAACAAGATTTTTGCTGGTGGATTGAGAGGATACAAGTGTACGATCCCGTTTTCTCCCCTGCAGACGTTCTTGTCTTGAAAGAATTAGGATGTGAAGTTCTATCACTCAACGAAAG ATTCTCAACTTGA